In Chryseobacterium salivictor, the DNA window CCAATTATTGAAATAAAAAAGGAATTAATCGAGTGGATTAAAAACCTTGATGATTTGGAAAGCATCCAATCATTATTGGAGTTGAAAAACGCTGATCAAACCGCTTTATCCTTTTCTGATGCGCAGTCAGAGTACACTGTGAAAGACGATTTTGATGAACGGTTTGAGCGGGGGATGACTTCTAAAGAATTTCGAAGAAGAATTATTCAACATATCGATTCTTTACCTTGGGAGAAATAATTATTTATGCTGATTCTGCAGAAGAAACATTAAGGGAATTAGTCGATTTGCTCTATGATTTTAAATATTTTGGTTTTAGAAACTCTGCAGTAGAATATACAATGAAGATTGTTGATTTTATTGATCAGAACATTGATAAACCTATAACTAAAAATTCTCCCGCACCTTTTCAAAAATTTGGCAGGAAATATCTCAGATATAAAGTCACCAATAAAACTTTTTGGTATATTTTCTTTGATGAAAAAGACAATCGGTTCATCATCAACCATATTTTGAACAACCATTCGCAGGACTTTCCGGAATTGTTGTAAATTAGCAATTAACCAAGTCAAAGTTTTAAACCTGGTCAGCGTTCTGAAAAACAAAGTATGAAGAAAATCTCCATTCTATTTATTCTCCCTGATCTCGAAATGGGCGGTGCCGAACGGATTGTCACTACGATTGCAAATCATTTGCCGCGTTCAACGTTTGAACCGAAAATTCTTCTGTTAAGAAAAGAAGGTGGTTATCTCGAATTTTTAAAAGACGATGTGGAGATTGTCGATACCAAAACGCCCAGAATCCGTCATTCTCTGAAGCCTATTTTAAAGGAAATTCGCAATAGAAAACCCGATATTGTGTTCAGCGGTTTTGGCGAAGTGAATGCGTATTTGGCTTTTTTTATTAAATTTTTCCCGAAAACTAAATTCATTGCCAGAGAAACCAATGTTGTTTCGCAACACGTCACCAGAAAAGAAATCCGTTTTTTCTATAAATTTTACAATAATTATCACAAGATTATTTGTCAAAGCGATGATATGCAAAATGATCTGATTGAAAATTTTAAAATCAAAAAAGAGAAATTGATTAAAATAAACAATCCGGTCGATTTTGATTTTATTAATGAAAAGTTGCAAGGTCTGGAGAAACCAGAATCCTATTCATCAGATTTTAGAAATATTGTAGCCATCGGAAATCTGTCTCCCCGAAAGGGTTTCGATAATTTGCTGAAAGTATTCTTTCACTTAAAAAACGAAAAATTGCTGCTTCATATTTTAGGAGATGGACGGGATAAAGAATTGCTGCATCAAATGAAAAAGGATTTAGATCTGGAAAATGTAATTTTTCACGGGCAGCAAAAAAATCCGTATCAATTTTTAATATTTGCAGATTTATTCGTTCTTTCCTCCCGTTATGAAGGTTTTCCAAATGTTTTGTTAGAAGCCGGAGCATGCGGAACTTATTCTCTGGCGAATAATTGTCCGGGTGGAATTACCGAAATCATTCAGCCCAAAATTAATGGTGAAATTTGCAATATTGACAATCATCAGAAGTTCGCTGAGAAAATCCTCGATATTTTAAAAGAAAGTCACGATAAAGTTGCCATTAAAAGTTCAATCGCTTCCCGTTTTGCAAAAGATTTTATTTTAAAGAAATACGAAGATGTTTTTTTGAGAATAGGAAAATTAAAGGAATAACCCTTTCATGCAAGGCTGAAGTGTTTGTTATCTCAAAGTATGATTATATTTACTTTTTTTATGATTTAAATCACAAAGAACTTTTTTGTTTTAGTTAACTTTTTAACATTTTAAAATATTTATTATTTTGATTATCAGTCTCTTAAATTAAATTATTTGCGAACTTTTTTTTATTAAAAGATACTGTTGTATATTTATTTCATTAAAAACGAAAATTATGGAAGCAGCAGTTTTAGCAAAAAAATCAAAAATTTATACGTATGATGAAGCTTATCAATCTTCTTTAAAATATTTTGACGGAGATGATCTGGCGGCTAAGGTTTGGGTAAGTAAATATGCGCTGAAAGATTCAGACAGTAATATTTACGAACAAAATCCAGTTGATATGCATCATCGGATTGCCTCTGAAATCGCAAGAGTCGAAGCGAAATATCCAAATCCACTTTCTGAAGAAAAAGTCTTTGACCTCATTAAAAAATTCAAATATATTATTCCACAGGGAAGTCCGATGACGGGAATCGGAAATGATTTTCAGATTGCGTCGCTTTCAAATTGTTTTGTCATCGGTAGTGGAACGCAAAGTGATTCTTACGGAAGCATTATGAAAATTGATGAAGAGCAGGTTCAGCTGATGAAACGCCGCGGTGGAGTTGGTCACGATCTTTCCAATATTCGTCCGAAAGGTTCTCCCGTAAAAAATTCGGCTTTAACTTCCACCGGTTTGGTTCCGTTTATGGAAAGATATTCTAACTCTACGCGGGAAGTGGCACAGGACGGCAGAAGAGGAGCGTTGATGCTTTCGGTTTCTATCAATCATCCGGATTCTGAGGATTTTGTCAATGCCAAACTCGAGCAGGGAAAAATTACGGGTGCCAATATTTCGGTGAGAATCGATGATGACTTTATGAAAGCTGTTGTTAATAAAGAAAATTACATTCAAAAATATCCAATTCATAGCCAAAATCCGAAATTTAAAAAGGAAATAAAAGCGACTGATTTGTGGAATAAAATTATTCATAACGCCTGGAAATCGGCAGAACCTGGAATTCTTTTTTGGGATACAATTATTAAAGAATCTTTGCCGGATTGCTATGCTGATCTTGGCTACGAAACCGTTTCCACGAATCCTTGTGGTGAAATTCCTTTGTGTCCTTACGATTCTTGCCGGTTGTTGGCGGTGAATCTTTTCTCTTACGTTGAAAATCCGTTTACGAAAAACGCGAAATTTAATTTTGATTTATTTAAAGAACATGTGGGTTACGCGCAAAGAATGATGGATGATATCATCGATCTGGAAATTGAAAAAATCGATACCATTCTTGCAAAAATCGAAGCCGATCCGGAAAGTGAAGAAATTAAATTCACCGAGAAACATCTTTGGTTAAAAATCCGGCAAAAAACAATGGAAGGAAGAAGAACAGGAGTCGGGATCACTGCAGAAGGCGATATGCTCGCAGCCTTAAATATTCAGTACGGAAGCAAAAAAGGGAATGAATTTTCAACTTTGGTTCACAAAACGCTGGCGTTGGCGGCTTACCGTTCATCGGTGGAAATGGCGAAAGAAAGAGGAGCTTTTGCAATTTATGATGCCAAAAGAGAAGAGAAAAATCCATTTATTTTAAGGTTAAAAGAAGCTGATCCAAAATTATATGAAGATTTGGTGAAATTTGGCAGAAGAAATATTGCGTTGTTGACAATTGCACCCACAGGAAGCACTTCGCTGATGTCGCAAACCACTTCGGGAATTGAACCTGTTTTCCTTCCGGTGTATAAAAGACGTAGAAAAGTAAATCCAAATGATCAGGATATCCGCGTGGATTTTGTGGATGAAGTCGGTGATTCCTGGGAAGAATATTTGGTTTTCCACCACCGTTTTAAAGAATGGATGGAAATTCAGGGGATCGACACCGAAACAAATTATTCTCAAGATGAATTGAATAAAATTATTGAAAAATCGCCTTATTACAAAGCGACTTCGAATGATGTAGATTGGTTGAGCAAAGTAGAAATGCAGGGCTCGATTCAGAAATGGGTTGATCATTCGATTTCTGTGACGATTAATATTCCGAATGATGCGACCGAAGAACTGGTGAATCAGCTGTATATAAAAGCTTGGGAAGTAGGCTGCAAAGGAGTTACAGTTTATCGCGACGGTTCCCGTTCCGGAGTTCTCATTTCGGCGGACGATAAAAAAGAGGACAAAAACGAAATGATTACTTCTGTTTTTCCTACCAAAAGGCCGCATGTTTTACAGGCAGATGTCGTTCGTTTTCAAAATAATAAAGAAAAATGGATCGCTTTTGTTGGTTTAATTGAAGGCAAACCTTATGAGATTTTTACCGGTTTGGCAGACGATGAAGAAGGCATTATGCTTCCACGGTGGGTGAATGAAGGAGTGATTATTAAAAACCAGGACGAAAACGGAAAATCGCGCTATGATTTTCAGTTCAAAAATCTCCGTGGTTATAAAACGACGATTGAAGGGCTTTCGCACAAGTTCAAACCCGAATTCTGGAATTATGCGAAATTGATTTCCGGAACTTTGCGCCACGGAATGCCGATTGAAAATGCGGTGGAATTAATCAACCATTTAGAACTCGATTCGGAATCGATCAACAACTGGAAAGCAGGAGTTGCACGAGCTTTGAAACGGTATATCCCAGATGGAACCGAAGCCGGCGGAAGATGTTCTAACTGTGGTTCAGATCAGGTGGTTTATCAGGAAGGTTGCTTGACTTGCAAGAATTGTGGGAATAGTAAGTGTGGGTAATCTACATTTCAAAATAATAAAGGGTTGTCTCATTTTTGAGACAGCTTTTTTATTTTCCTTCCCTGACCGATTACAACGTGAGGGTTCGCTCCGTAGGAACGATATATCTGTAGTAAATATGAATAATAAGAACGTTGCGGTCCGTAGGATCGCTATCTTTTTACAAGATTCATTTTAGTAAAACTAATCTCATCCTTATTCATTCGTCTTATCGTATAAATATACATTTTACTATCTTCCATAAACTGAATGATATTGTACATTGTTTGACCTTTCAAAATATCATCTTTTAAAGCAAATGAAATTTGTAAAGGCATTCGTGAATTAATATTAACAATTTTCTCCCGATTTTCATAAAGAATTTTTTCAATTGTTGAAGTTGAAATCAGCTTTGCTTTTTGAATTATTTTGATATTTCTATTTACTGAATTTATAGAATCTTGTTTTGTCATTCGATCCATAGTTCCACACATACTTACAAATGGTTCCAGATAATTAATCACGTAATAAGATTTTTCATTATTCTCAATTAAGAAATGAATTCCTCCAAGTGCATAATCTTCATTCAATCTTTTGTCTGAGTATATAGCTTCTGGCATTTCTACAGTATCTACTACCTCATAATTCGAATGTCTGTGAATTTTTCGATCATTTTCAGAAACGCTAAAATAGTTTTTATTCACTAAAATATTTTCGTCATTTTTTACTTCTGCAGTTTTTTTACAACTTAGAATTATAAATAAAATGGAGAGAAGTAGAAGTTTATTCATTCAGCGATTTCTTGATTTGGAGATTAGTTTAATGTATATAGAAAAGTAAATATACGAATAACTTCAAATATAATTTGCACAAAGTTATCTTTTGAATTAACTTTGTGTAATGAGCAGGCGAATTGAATTTTACCAAAATCATTTTTTGGACTTTTATAAAGTTCAGGATGAAAAGGTAAAATCTAAAATTAAAAATGTCCTTGAGCTCATTAAGCAGGTCGAGAGAGTTCCTGAAAAATTTTTGAAACATTTGTCTGGAACAGATGGACTTTATGAAATCAGAATTGAATATCAGTCTAACATTTACAGGATATTCTGTTGTTTTGATAAAGGAAATTTAGTCATTCTGTTCAATGCGTTTCAAAAGAAATCACAGAAAACTCCGCAGCAAGAACTGGACAAAGCAGTAAGATTGAAAAATGAATATTTTGAGAAAAAAAAAGATTAATAATGGACCAATATAAAGACATCAAAACTTTTGACCAACTCATCGATTTAGAGCACGGAAAACTTGGAACTGAAAGTAGAGTGGAGTATGAAGAAAAGGCTCAAATGTTTATTATCAGCGAGATGCTGAAGCAAGCACGTAAAGAGGCAAACATGACCCAGGAACAATTGGCCGAAAAAACAGGTACAAAAAAAAGTTACATTTCGAAAATTGAAAATGGGAAAGGAAATATACAACTCTCTACCTTATTTCGACTTTTTGAAGTGGGATTGAATAGACGAATTGGTTTGACTTTTTTATAAAATAACTGTTGTTCTACCCAAGTAACTAACTGGAAGGTTGTTTGACTTGCAAGAATTGTGGGAATAGTAAGTGTGGATAAAACTATGTTTCTATAAAAATGAAAAGACGCAATTTTTGCGTCTTTTTTGTCAATTAATAAAATGAACTTGAATTACATTTTGTCTGGTGGTATTGGTGGAGGTACTACGTTTCTAACGGGTTTAATGTTTTTTAAGTACATAAAAATCGCATAAATATCCTCATTTGTCAAAATGGTATAATTCGTCCACGGCATCGGTGGTAAAAGCATCCGCTCGCCGTCCACTCCTTTAAACTTACCTTCAGTGATTGCCTTTTTGAATTGTTCTTCTGTCCAGTTTCCGATACCCGTTTCGTCAGGAGTTAGGTTGCCGGCAAAAGAAACTCCCCATGGTCCTGCAGCAGCCGTAAGGTCAGGATAGAACATGCCAAATCCCTGTTTAATCATAGGGTCAACAAATTTCACAATTGGCCGGTCAGCAGGAAAACCCGATAACATTAATTCCGGGATAATTTCGGGACCGTTCGCACCCATTTTTTTGGGAGAATGACAATCATTGCAGCCCATAGTTGTCACCAGATATTTGCCTCGTTTCACAACATCTTCAGGTTTAAGAGTTACCTTAGCATTCTCATCACTTGAATCTTGTTTAGCTTTTGAGCATGATGCATTATAAAAAAATGCAAAGCCTGCTACAATTAATGCCCAAACTTTAAAATTGTTTTTTTTCATGTCATTTTGTTTTTGCGTTGTTGTTTCCAAATCATTTGGCTTTTCGGAATTTGCCCCGTTTTTTTTAAGTGGTTTCTGGTCTCCACATTTATTTCATTTCTTATCAATTGTTTTTTAGTTAAGAACAGTTAAACTGTAATAGTGCAGCATATCCGGTTTGGCTGCTCATTTTTTTTATCTTAAAAAATCGGATTAAATTTAATGATTGTAATTGTAAATCAATTTGTTACGCATCTCAAATTTAAGAATTTAAAATGAAAAACTCAAAAAATGGAGTGAGGTTTTGTGCAATTGTTGGCGGAAAAATTCCCCAGTCTTGTAGGGTAGCGGGATTGTAGAAGATGAAGAAAATGTAAATGTTTATTATCATTGAAATGTTAAAACAAGTTCGGAAAGAGCCTAACATGACTCAGGACAGCTTGCAGCGAAAAACAGGCAGGAATAAAAGTTATATTTTGAAAATTGAAAACGGCAAGGAAAATATGCAGCTCTCAACCTTATTCCGACTTTTTGAAGTGGGATTGAACCGGAAAATTGGTTTAACTTCTCTGTAAAATTTTTAACCACAAATACGAAAAGGAAATCACAAAGAACACGAAATCAGTTTTCTGAACTTCATGGAAAATCTTTGTGTCTTTGTATTAGAAATCGTAAATTTGCCTCTACTTTTAATTAAATCATAAAAAGATAAATATGAGTCAATTCGATGTTACCGTAATCGGTTCCGGTCCTGGTGGTTATGTTGCTGCAATCCGTTGCGCGCAGTTAGGTTTCAAAACAGCAATTATCGAGAAATATCCCACTATGGGCGGTACTTGCCTGAACGTGGGTTGTATTCCGAGTAAAGCACTCTTGGACAGTTCTGAACATTTCGAAAACGCAAAACACAATTTCGCCAATCACGGAATTATCATTAATGATCCTGTGGCAGATCTCACTAGAATGGTGGCTCGTAAGAATGAAGTGGTGGAACAAACAACCAAAGGAATTCAGTTTTTGATGGATAAAAACAAGATCACTGTTTTCGAAGGCGTTGGAAGTTTCGAATCGGCGACTCAGATTAAAGTGACTAAAAGTGATGGTTCTTCAGAAACCATTGATTCAAAATATACCATTATTGCGACGGGTTCTAAACCAAGTTCGCTGCCTTTTATCACTTTAGATAAAGAAAGAATTATTACTTCTACGGAAGCTTTAAATTTGAAAGAAATTCCGAAACATCTTATCGTAATCGGTGGTGGAGTAATCGGTTTGGAATTGGGTTCTGTTTATAAAAGACTCGGTTCTGATGTGACGGTGGTGGAATATATGGATAAAATTATTCCGACCATGGATGGTGCTTTATCAAAAGAACTGAACAAAGTGTTGAGAAAGCAAGGAATGAAATTCAACCTTTCTACCGGAGTTCAGTCTGTTGAAAGAAACGGAGATACGGTAAAAGTAACGGCGAAAGATAAAAAAGGCGATGAAGTAGTTTTCGAGGGCGATTACGTTTTGGTTGCGGTGGGTAGAAAACCATATACAGACGGACTTGCTGTTGAAAAAGCCGGTGTTGATTTGGACGAAAGAGGAAGAGTAAAAGTGAACGGACATTTACAAACCAATGTTTCGAATATCTACGCCATCGGTGATGTTGTTCAAGGTGCAATGTTGGCGCACAAAGCTTCTGAGGAAGGAACTTTGGTGGCTGAATTGATCGCTGGACAAAAACCGCATATCAATTATAATTTAATTCCAGGCGTGGTGTACACTTGGCCGGAAGTTGCTGCTGTTGGTAAAACAGAAGAGCAATTGAAAGCGGAAGGCATTGCCATTAAAGTGGGTAATTTCCCGATGAGAGCTTTGGGAAGAAGCCGTGCTTCAGGTGATATTGATGGTTTCATCAAAGTGATCGCTGACGAAAAAACGGATGAGATTTTAGGGGTTCACATGATCGGAGCGAGAGCTGCAGATTTGATCGCAGAAGCAGTGGTAGCAATGGAATACCGGGCAAGTGCAGAAGATATTTCGAGAATGTCTCACGCACACCCGACGTATGCGGAAGCGATGAAAGAAGCAGCGCTGGATGCTACAGGGAAAAGAGCGATTCATTTTTAAGAGCCAAGTAAAAAGTAAAAAGAGCCCAAGGATTAATAAAGTAAAAATATTTCCGGCGGTTTGGATTAACTTATAATATTAAAGAGAAGTTTCGGCTTCTCTTTTTTTGTTTGAAAGTTTTTAAAACCACTAATTCACGAAGTATTTTTTAATATCTTAAGATTATCGCATTTAAAAAAACGAAAAAATTTATATGAAATTTTGTA includes these proteins:
- a CDS encoding glycosyltransferase, which translates into the protein MKKISILFILPDLEMGGAERIVTTIANHLPRSTFEPKILLLRKEGGYLEFLKDDVEIVDTKTPRIRHSLKPILKEIRNRKPDIVFSGFGEVNAYLAFFIKFFPKTKFIARETNVVSQHVTRKEIRFFYKFYNNYHKIICQSDDMQNDLIENFKIKKEKLIKINNPVDFDFINEKLQGLEKPESYSSDFRNIVAIGNLSPRKGFDNLLKVFFHLKNEKLLLHILGDGRDKELLHQMKKDLDLENVIFHGQQKNPYQFLIFADLFVLSSRYEGFPNVLLEAGACGTYSLANNCPGGITEIIQPKINGEICNIDNHQKFAEKILDILKESHDKVAIKSSIASRFAKDFILKKYEDVFLRIGKLKE
- a CDS encoding adenosylcobalamin-dependent ribonucleoside-diphosphate reductase encodes the protein MEAAVLAKKSKIYTYDEAYQSSLKYFDGDDLAAKVWVSKYALKDSDSNIYEQNPVDMHHRIASEIARVEAKYPNPLSEEKVFDLIKKFKYIIPQGSPMTGIGNDFQIASLSNCFVIGSGTQSDSYGSIMKIDEEQVQLMKRRGGVGHDLSNIRPKGSPVKNSALTSTGLVPFMERYSNSTREVAQDGRRGALMLSVSINHPDSEDFVNAKLEQGKITGANISVRIDDDFMKAVVNKENYIQKYPIHSQNPKFKKEIKATDLWNKIIHNAWKSAEPGILFWDTIIKESLPDCYADLGYETVSTNPCGEIPLCPYDSCRLLAVNLFSYVENPFTKNAKFNFDLFKEHVGYAQRMMDDIIDLEIEKIDTILAKIEADPESEEIKFTEKHLWLKIRQKTMEGRRTGVGITAEGDMLAALNIQYGSKKGNEFSTLVHKTLALAAYRSSVEMAKERGAFAIYDAKREEKNPFILRLKEADPKLYEDLVKFGRRNIALLTIAPTGSTSLMSQTTSGIEPVFLPVYKRRRKVNPNDQDIRVDFVDEVGDSWEEYLVFHHRFKEWMEIQGIDTETNYSQDELNKIIEKSPYYKATSNDVDWLSKVEMQGSIQKWVDHSISVTINIPNDATEELVNQLYIKAWEVGCKGVTVYRDGSRSGVLISADDKKEDKNEMITSVFPTKRPHVLQADVVRFQNNKEKWIAFVGLIEGKPYEIFTGLADDEEGIMLPRWVNEGVIIKNQDENGKSRYDFQFKNLRGYKTTIEGLSHKFKPEFWNYAKLISGTLRHGMPIENAVELINHLELDSESINNWKAGVARALKRYIPDGTEAGGRCSNCGSDQVVYQEGCLTCKNCGNSKCG
- a CDS encoding type II toxin-antitoxin system RelE/ParE family toxin, encoding MSRRIEFYQNHFLDFYKVQDEKVKSKIKNVLELIKQVERVPEKFLKHLSGTDGLYEIRIEYQSNIYRIFCCFDKGNLVILFNAFQKKSQKTPQQELDKAVRLKNEYFEKKKD
- a CDS encoding helix-turn-helix domain-containing protein; translated protein: MDQYKDIKTFDQLIDLEHGKLGTESRVEYEEKAQMFIISEMLKQARKEANMTQEQLAEKTGTKKSYISKIENGKGNIQLSTLFRLFEVGLNRRIGLTFL
- a CDS encoding c-type cytochrome, which gives rise to METTTQKQNDMKKNNFKVWALIVAGFAFFYNASCSKAKQDSSDENAKVTLKPEDVVKRGKYLVTTMGCNDCHSPKKMGANGPEIIPELMLSGFPADRPIVKFVDPMIKQGFGMFYPDLTAAAGPWGVSFAGNLTPDETGIGNWTEEQFKKAITEGKFKGVDGERMLLPPMPWTNYTILTNEDIYAIFMYLKNIKPVRNVVPPPIPPDKM
- a CDS encoding helix-turn-helix domain-containing protein; its protein translation is MLKQVRKEPNMTQDSLQRKTGRNKSYILKIENGKENMQLSTLFRLFEVGLNRKIGLTSL
- the lpdA gene encoding dihydrolipoyl dehydrogenase — encoded protein: MSQFDVTVIGSGPGGYVAAIRCAQLGFKTAIIEKYPTMGGTCLNVGCIPSKALLDSSEHFENAKHNFANHGIIINDPVADLTRMVARKNEVVEQTTKGIQFLMDKNKITVFEGVGSFESATQIKVTKSDGSSETIDSKYTIIATGSKPSSLPFITLDKERIITSTEALNLKEIPKHLIVIGGGVIGLELGSVYKRLGSDVTVVEYMDKIIPTMDGALSKELNKVLRKQGMKFNLSTGVQSVERNGDTVKVTAKDKKGDEVVFEGDYVLVAVGRKPYTDGLAVEKAGVDLDERGRVKVNGHLQTNVSNIYAIGDVVQGAMLAHKASEEGTLVAELIAGQKPHINYNLIPGVVYTWPEVAAVGKTEEQLKAEGIAIKVGNFPMRALGRSRASGDIDGFIKVIADEKTDEILGVHMIGARAADLIAEAVVAMEYRASAEDISRMSHAHPTYAEAMKEAALDATGKRAIHF